The following are from one region of the Alicyclobacillus fastidiosus genome:
- the rlmN gene encoding 23S rRNA (adenine(2503)-C(2))-methyltransferase RlmN: MVHLYDFTLAELTAWMKEEHGEPAYRARQVFEWLYQKRVTSFEAMTNLPKSLRAKLEETCVLGTAQEVTHQESKVDPTTKFLLGWPDGVTVETVLMQHNYGNSVCVSSQVGCKMGCTFCASTLGGMIRQMRAGEIVEQLLFSQRLLDEKGERVSSVVLMGSGEPMDNYDQVMRFVEIISDPQGLGIGQRHITISTVGLVPGIKRLADEGRTMTLAVSLHAPNDELRSSMMPVNKAYPIAKLMDACHYYNQKTGKRISFEYALVGGKNDSLECAKELADLLRGLPCHVNLIPVNYVPERDVQRTAKKQIYAFWNALQDYGVNATIRREMGHDIAAACGQLRAEHMKQRA, translated from the coding sequence ATGGTACATTTGTACGATTTTACTTTGGCGGAATTGACCGCCTGGATGAAGGAAGAGCACGGTGAGCCCGCCTATCGTGCGCGACAGGTGTTCGAGTGGTTGTATCAAAAGCGCGTCACGTCGTTTGAGGCGATGACGAATCTTCCCAAGTCGCTTCGCGCCAAACTCGAGGAGACGTGCGTACTGGGCACAGCACAGGAAGTGACGCACCAAGAGTCAAAAGTAGATCCCACCACTAAGTTCCTGCTTGGCTGGCCGGACGGCGTGACCGTCGAGACCGTCTTGATGCAACACAACTACGGCAACAGCGTCTGCGTGTCGTCTCAGGTCGGTTGCAAGATGGGCTGCACGTTCTGTGCGTCCACGCTCGGCGGCATGATTCGCCAGATGCGCGCTGGGGAAATTGTCGAACAATTGTTGTTTAGTCAGCGGTTGCTCGACGAGAAGGGCGAGCGTGTGTCGTCCGTGGTGCTGATGGGGTCTGGTGAACCGATGGACAACTACGACCAGGTGATGCGGTTCGTGGAGATCATCAGTGATCCCCAAGGACTTGGCATTGGCCAGCGCCACATCACCATCTCCACGGTCGGCTTGGTGCCGGGCATTAAGCGCCTGGCCGACGAAGGGCGGACGATGACGCTCGCCGTCTCCTTGCACGCGCCAAATGACGAGCTTCGCTCCTCGATGATGCCAGTCAATAAAGCGTATCCGATTGCCAAGCTGATGGATGCATGTCATTATTACAATCAAAAAACGGGCAAGCGGATCAGCTTCGAGTACGCTTTGGTCGGCGGCAAGAACGATTCGCTCGAGTGCGCGAAGGAATTGGCCGACCTGTTGCGAGGATTGCCCTGCCATGTCAATCTGATCCCGGTGAACTACGTACCTGAGCGCGACGTTCAACGAACGGCGAAGAAACAGATCTACGCGTTTTGGAATGCGCTCCAGGATTACGGGGTGAACGCGACAATTCGTCGCGAGATGGGTCATGACATCGCGGCGGCCTGCGGTCAACTCCGCGCCGAGCACATGAAGCAGCGCGCGTAG
- the fmt gene encoding methionyl-tRNA formyltransferase, producing the protein MGIKVVFMGTPDFAVPTLEALVAQGWDVLVVTQPDKKVGRKHVLTPPPVKVAALKHGLRVLQPQKVREEASVQELAAFQPDLIVTAAYGQLLPASVLSLPRVGAVNVHASLLPRWRGAAPIHRAIMAGDPETGVTIMEMVQALDAGPMLECRAIPILDTDNVGSLHDKLAQLGATMCQEVLPQYVDGRLTAIEQPEDGVTYAARIERADEFIDWTASVTAVDQHIRGLSPWPGATAWDGELTYKIWSAHKSPAATKLEPGQVRRIGSDIVVGCLDGALCLDEVQPSGRRKMAARDWFGGIRQDVFTFLKGSPS; encoded by the coding sequence ATGGGAATCAAGGTGGTCTTTATGGGCACGCCTGATTTTGCGGTGCCAACGCTAGAAGCGTTGGTGGCGCAAGGTTGGGACGTGCTCGTCGTCACGCAACCAGATAAGAAAGTGGGCCGAAAGCACGTGCTCACGCCACCGCCAGTCAAGGTGGCCGCGTTGAAACACGGCCTTCGGGTCCTCCAGCCGCAAAAGGTGCGTGAAGAGGCGAGCGTGCAGGAGCTTGCGGCTTTTCAGCCCGACCTCATCGTCACTGCGGCTTACGGACAATTGTTGCCGGCATCTGTCTTGTCCCTCCCGCGTGTCGGCGCGGTCAACGTCCACGCCTCCCTGTTGCCGCGCTGGCGCGGTGCGGCTCCAATTCATCGCGCGATTATGGCCGGAGATCCAGAGACCGGCGTGACCATTATGGAGATGGTGCAGGCGCTCGATGCAGGGCCGATGCTTGAATGCCGTGCGATTCCGATTCTCGACACCGACAACGTGGGCTCCCTGCACGATAAGCTCGCACAGTTAGGCGCAACCATGTGCCAAGAAGTGCTGCCGCAGTATGTAGATGGCAGGTTGACGGCGATCGAGCAGCCGGAAGATGGCGTCACCTACGCCGCACGCATTGAACGCGCCGATGAATTCATCGACTGGACAGCGTCGGTCACCGCCGTCGATCAGCACATTCGCGGCTTGTCGCCGTGGCCTGGGGCCACTGCTTGGGACGGTGAATTGACGTATAAGATTTGGTCGGCGCACAAATCGCCGGCGGCTACGAAGCTGGAACCAGGCCAGGTGCGGCGGATCGGCTCGGATATTGTGGTCGGCTGCCTCGACGGTGCCTTGTGCCTCGATGAGGTGCAGCCGTCAGGCCGGCGGAAAATGGCTGCACGGGATTGGTTTGGCGGGATTCGCCAAGATGTCTTTACGTTTCTGAAAGGGTCGCCATCATGA
- the rpoZ gene encoding DNA-directed RNA polymerase subunit omega, giving the protein MLYPSIDKLIDLTDSKYALVVVTAKRARKLQTENINQVGSSTTRNVSRALWEIYNGDVTTTNKVKQEEA; this is encoded by the coding sequence ATGTTGTATCCTTCGATTGACAAGCTCATCGATTTGACGGACAGCAAATACGCGTTGGTCGTCGTTACGGCGAAACGCGCGCGCAAATTGCAGACGGAGAACATCAATCAGGTCGGCTCGTCGACCACGCGCAACGTCAGTCGCGCGCTGTGGGAGATCTACAATGGAGACGTGACGACGACCAATAAAGTCAAGCAAGAAGAGGCGTAA
- a CDS encoding Stp1/IreP family PP2C-type Ser/Thr phosphatase yields MLYAAKSHIGLVRTMNQDGYIIVPDLLRGGLYLVADGMGGPSAGDVASQLAVERVSAYMKDHISATSDPADVLLAAVHHANEAIYQEAIENPSYQGMGTTVVCAYADQAQVHIAHVGDSRAYLLSGGQLRQVTKDHSLVAELVRRGQLTEDEAKIHPQRNIVTRSLGTEPRSVPDVNTFTWQSSDAILLCSDGLTNLVSDAEITQYMLRAQTCTDESSLGRVVDEIIELALQRGGSDNVTALFVVHREGRGEA; encoded by the coding sequence ATGTTATATGCTGCAAAATCCCACATCGGCCTAGTTCGAACAATGAACCAGGACGGCTACATCATCGTGCCAGATCTGTTGCGCGGTGGCTTATATCTCGTCGCCGATGGCATGGGTGGCCCGTCCGCAGGAGATGTCGCAAGTCAGCTCGCGGTGGAGCGGGTCAGCGCCTATATGAAAGATCACATTTCGGCAACTAGCGATCCGGCTGATGTGCTGTTAGCAGCTGTCCATCACGCCAATGAGGCCATTTATCAAGAGGCAATTGAAAATCCTTCTTATCAGGGTATGGGAACGACCGTCGTGTGCGCATACGCTGACCAAGCTCAGGTGCATATCGCGCACGTCGGCGATAGTCGTGCATATTTGCTGTCGGGTGGGCAGCTTCGCCAGGTGACCAAGGACCATAGTCTTGTCGCGGAATTGGTCCGCCGGGGCCAGTTGACAGAAGACGAGGCGAAAATTCACCCACAGCGCAATATCGTGACGAGATCGCTTGGAACGGAGCCGCGAAGTGTCCCCGACGTCAATACGTTTACGTGGCAGTCGTCGGACGCGATTCTCTTGTGCTCCGATGGACTGACGAATCTCGTTTCAGACGCCGAAATCACACAATACATGCTCCGTGCTCAAACATGTACTGACGAGTCGTCGCTAGGTCGCGTCGTGGACGAGATCATCGAACTCGCATTGCAACGCGGTGGCTCGGACAATGTCACGGCTCTCTTTGTCGTCCACCGAGAGGGGCGTGGTGAGGCTTGA
- the def gene encoding peptide deformylase, whose protein sequence is MAIRIIRVGEDPALRQKAKEVTKFNAAIHKLLDDMAETMRHADGVGLAANQIGILKRLIVMDVGQGLIELVNPEILELRGKQYGPEGCLSLPGLTGKVERAQYVRIRAQNRHGEPFELEGQDLLARCIQHEIDHLNGIMFTDYLRAEEIERVEERA, encoded by the coding sequence GTGGCGATTCGAATCATACGGGTCGGGGAAGATCCCGCACTGCGGCAAAAGGCTAAGGAAGTTACAAAATTTAATGCGGCGATTCACAAGTTGTTGGACGACATGGCTGAGACGATGCGCCACGCAGATGGCGTCGGTTTGGCTGCGAATCAGATCGGCATTCTCAAGCGCCTCATCGTGATGGATGTCGGACAAGGACTCATCGAATTGGTCAATCCAGAGATTCTCGAGCTTCGCGGCAAGCAGTACGGCCCCGAGGGCTGTCTCTCTCTGCCTGGTCTCACAGGCAAGGTCGAACGCGCGCAGTACGTGCGGATCCGCGCGCAGAATCGCCACGGAGAGCCGTTTGAGTTAGAGGGACAAGACCTGTTGGCGCGCTGTATTCAGCACGAGATCGATCACCTCAATGGCATTATGTTTACGGATTACTTGCGTGCAGAAGAGATCGAACGTGTGGAGGAGCGCGCGTGA
- the pknB gene encoding Stk1 family PASTA domain-containing Ser/Thr kinase: MNTRILGGRYQLQEVIGGGGMAIVYRAVDTLLDRVVAIKMLRSQFVEDEEFVARFRQEAQNAARLSHPNIVNVYDVGVVDKEYYIVMEYVDGQTLKDVIVERAPLPVDEAIQLSAQICAALSHAHEQHIIHRDVKPHNILVNKFGVVKVTDFGIARAVTGNTITDRQATSVLGSVHYFSPEQARGAQTDAKSDIYSLGVVMYEMLTGSLPFSGPSPVSVALKHLREQFVEPRELNKAIPQSVENIILRCMVKAPEGRYDNMAAVKADLEDALKHPNVPKFQPTFDYDDKTIAVPVVGEGFSDVSPELRAARPKRSWRKVAMYIGIVVAAAAALGVGGYAAIVLVTNLVKVQNLNLPSVVGKPAGTAMKSLEAAGFHANQIQEDYEPNTSKPKGIVYDQSPTGNTQVKQTRQITLYISKGAPQVSMPDVTGQPYDQAKQSLVTAGFSAKNITEKVEQSSTVPSGQVISSDPAEGQQVSTDGKIVLTVSQQENTTVPNLLGLSYADAVQALKNANLQVGQVTHNQVTNIPDGQVYYIYPYVEGQTVPAGSSVNLYVADNPQSSSDNSSGSDNATGGNSSSGDNGTGNTTSTSGSAQPHQVSITVQANKGSSTQVKVVIDDANGQNQVVVDQSVHKTTTWQETLYLDPGQQGDVKVYENGKLMNDYPVKG, from the coding sequence TTGAACACGCGCATCCTAGGTGGGCGGTACCAGCTTCAAGAGGTCATCGGCGGCGGTGGCATGGCGATCGTCTATCGCGCGGTTGACACACTTCTCGACCGGGTAGTAGCCATCAAAATGCTGCGCAGCCAGTTTGTCGAAGACGAGGAATTTGTCGCTCGGTTTCGCCAAGAGGCGCAGAATGCTGCCCGTTTGTCCCATCCGAATATCGTCAATGTCTATGATGTCGGAGTGGTCGACAAAGAATACTATATCGTCATGGAATACGTGGACGGTCAGACGTTGAAGGATGTGATCGTCGAGCGGGCACCGTTGCCGGTCGACGAAGCCATTCAACTGAGTGCGCAGATCTGTGCTGCGCTTTCGCACGCACACGAACAGCACATCATCCACCGCGACGTCAAACCGCACAACATTTTGGTCAATAAGTTCGGCGTGGTGAAGGTGACAGACTTCGGCATCGCGCGGGCCGTCACAGGGAACACCATAACGGATAGACAGGCGACCAGCGTGCTTGGGTCGGTGCACTATTTTTCACCTGAACAAGCCCGCGGCGCTCAAACGGATGCCAAGAGCGACATCTATTCGCTCGGTGTCGTCATGTACGAGATGCTCACTGGCAGTCTGCCGTTTAGTGGCCCTTCTCCGGTCAGCGTCGCGCTCAAGCACTTGCGGGAGCAGTTTGTCGAGCCGCGCGAGCTGAACAAGGCGATTCCGCAAAGTGTGGAGAATATCATCCTGCGCTGTATGGTTAAGGCCCCGGAGGGTCGTTACGACAATATGGCCGCGGTCAAGGCCGATTTGGAAGACGCGTTGAAGCATCCGAATGTACCTAAGTTTCAACCGACTTTCGATTACGACGACAAGACGATCGCCGTGCCGGTCGTCGGCGAAGGTTTTTCCGATGTCTCGCCAGAGTTGCGGGCGGCGCGCCCAAAACGCTCCTGGCGAAAAGTGGCGATGTATATCGGTATAGTCGTCGCTGCTGCTGCGGCACTCGGTGTCGGCGGCTACGCGGCCATCGTGCTCGTGACGAATCTCGTCAAGGTCCAGAATCTCAACTTGCCATCTGTCGTCGGCAAACCGGCGGGTACCGCCATGAAGTCGCTCGAGGCCGCTGGCTTTCATGCGAATCAGATTCAAGAGGACTATGAACCAAATACGAGCAAGCCGAAGGGCATCGTGTACGACCAGTCGCCTACCGGCAATACGCAGGTGAAACAAACGCGTCAAATCACGTTGTACATCAGTAAAGGTGCACCGCAAGTGTCGATGCCGGATGTGACAGGTCAGCCGTACGACCAAGCTAAGCAGTCACTAGTCACGGCTGGTTTCTCAGCGAAAAACATCACGGAAAAGGTCGAGCAGAGCTCGACGGTCCCCTCGGGGCAGGTGATCTCATCAGATCCCGCCGAAGGGCAACAAGTCTCGACAGACGGAAAGATCGTCCTGACGGTCAGCCAACAGGAGAACACGACGGTGCCGAACCTGCTCGGTTTGTCCTACGCAGACGCGGTGCAGGCGCTCAAGAATGCAAACTTGCAAGTTGGGCAGGTCACGCACAACCAAGTGACCAATATCCCCGACGGCCAGGTTTATTATATTTATCCCTACGTCGAGGGACAGACGGTGCCGGCGGGATCGTCTGTCAATCTGTACGTGGCCGACAATCCGCAGTCGTCGAGTGACAACTCGTCGGGGTCTGACAATGCGACGGGGGGCAATTCCAGCTCCGGTGACAACGGAACTGGCAACACGACTTCGACATCCGGTTCTGCACAGCCACATCAAGTGTCGATTACCGTACAGGCCAACAAGGGATCCTCGACGCAGGTGAAAGTTGTGATCGACGATGCCAATGGGCAGAATCAGGTGGTTGTCGACCAGTCTGTTCACAAGACGACGACGTGGCAGGAGACCTTGTACCTGGACCCAGGCCAACAAGGCGATGTAAAGGTTTATGAGAACGGTAAATTAATGAACGATTACCCTGTTAAGGGATAA
- the priA gene encoding primosomal protein N', with translation MSQIGTVVSVFIDSPGLFLDKPFDYSVPNELAQSVEVGQRVFVSFGHQYKSGIIWQVHCGVEIGEKVKPILDLVDEQPVLTPEQCSLASWLCERYACTMYDAITAILPGAFRVKGEIVVQPVANTLVPDDIAATPLWGSIVQDKPTERSLYARFGKSARTQMAAWEDAGYLRRRLIVKEEVQAFEVSWLVRQRPSQELLAAAEVRRKRASKQARLLEALASTEEIEWKKSEYSRDTVEALAREGWLTEHVRPKSRLKWERPQVASPPELTDTQARALTRIREQLEAGMTRTVILHGVTGSGKTEVYIRSIEDVLARGLSAIVLVPEIALTPQMVGRFYARFGERIAVLHSALTLGERRDEWGRILRGEASIVIGARSAVFAPVQNLGLLIVDEEHEPSYKQEEAPHYDARDVALERARSFGALTVFGSATPSLQALYLAEHGQARMVTLPIRVNQRPLPAVEIIDMRDELRMGNKSLFSERLAEEIEKTAELGQQVILFLNRRGFASSMLCRACGEGMHCPHCDISLTVHRDARGMRLVCHYCGYEEQSPIECPACGERALRSFGIGTEQIEQSLKETWPHLRALRMDVDTTRKKGSLKHIVEQFEQGQADVLIGTQMIAKGLDFPHVRLVGVMAADTMLEVPDYRANERTFQLLTQVAGRAGRAETDGVTIIQTYRPDHFAVLAAARHDFPSFYREERMQREVFSYPPFCEMAVFLATHSDEVLSRGAAARFERELRRAALPDGTVVLPASPSGIRRIEDKYRYQVVLKYQRWEDVRNIVDPAFRLVKQRMNEYGGACRLDVNAQRIG, from the coding sequence ATGAGTCAAATCGGTACCGTGGTCAGTGTGTTCATTGATTCCCCGGGCCTGTTTCTGGACAAACCGTTTGATTACAGCGTTCCAAACGAGCTGGCCCAGTCCGTCGAGGTGGGCCAGCGCGTATTTGTGTCGTTTGGCCACCAGTACAAGTCGGGCATCATTTGGCAGGTGCACTGCGGGGTGGAAATCGGGGAGAAGGTTAAGCCGATTCTCGATCTCGTTGACGAACAACCTGTGCTCACACCTGAGCAGTGCAGTTTGGCGAGTTGGCTGTGCGAGCGCTACGCCTGCACAATGTACGATGCCATTACGGCCATCTTGCCAGGTGCATTTCGGGTAAAGGGCGAGATCGTGGTACAGCCCGTAGCCAACACCCTGGTCCCCGACGACATCGCGGCGACGCCTCTGTGGGGCTCGATTGTGCAGGACAAGCCCACTGAGCGCTCGCTCTACGCCCGGTTTGGAAAGTCGGCGCGGACACAAATGGCGGCCTGGGAGGACGCGGGCTACCTTCGGCGGCGTCTGATCGTCAAGGAAGAGGTACAAGCCTTCGAGGTATCGTGGCTCGTGCGCCAGCGCCCCTCACAGGAATTGCTTGCTGCCGCGGAAGTTCGCCGGAAACGCGCGTCAAAACAGGCGAGGTTGCTCGAGGCCTTGGCGAGTACGGAAGAAATCGAGTGGAAGAAGTCTGAATACAGCCGGGACACAGTCGAGGCGCTCGCCCGCGAGGGGTGGCTCACCGAGCACGTTCGCCCCAAATCGCGACTCAAGTGGGAGAGGCCACAGGTCGCTTCGCCGCCGGAGCTGACGGATACTCAAGCTCGGGCACTCACGCGCATTCGCGAGCAGCTCGAAGCGGGCATGACACGCACCGTCATCCTGCACGGGGTCACTGGGAGCGGCAAGACGGAAGTTTACATTCGTTCGATCGAAGACGTGCTTGCGCGGGGGCTGTCGGCCATCGTCCTCGTGCCGGAAATCGCCCTCACGCCGCAGATGGTTGGCCGTTTTTACGCGAGGTTCGGCGAGCGTATCGCGGTGCTTCACTCCGCGCTCACGCTCGGCGAGCGAAGGGACGAATGGGGCCGCATCCTGCGCGGCGAAGCCTCGATTGTGATCGGGGCGAGGTCAGCTGTCTTTGCCCCAGTGCAAAACTTAGGACTCCTCATCGTCGACGAGGAACACGAGCCTTCCTACAAACAGGAGGAAGCGCCGCACTACGATGCGCGCGACGTCGCGTTGGAACGCGCTCGCTCGTTCGGAGCGTTGACGGTGTTCGGCTCCGCGACGCCGTCACTTCAGGCACTCTACCTGGCCGAGCACGGACAGGCCAGGATGGTGACCTTGCCGATTCGGGTCAACCAGCGGCCGCTGCCTGCGGTCGAGATCATCGACATGCGCGACGAGTTGCGCATGGGCAACAAATCGCTGTTCAGTGAGCGCTTGGCCGAGGAGATCGAAAAGACGGCGGAACTCGGGCAACAGGTGATTCTCTTTCTCAACCGGCGTGGGTTTGCCTCTTCGATGTTGTGCCGCGCGTGTGGCGAGGGCATGCATTGTCCGCACTGTGACATCAGCCTGACCGTGCATCGGGATGCGCGCGGGATGCGGCTGGTATGCCACTACTGCGGCTACGAAGAGCAAAGTCCGATTGAGTGCCCTGCGTGTGGGGAACGCGCCTTGCGCTCGTTCGGTATTGGGACGGAGCAGATTGAGCAAAGTTTGAAGGAGACGTGGCCACACCTTCGCGCCTTGCGCATGGACGTGGATACGACGCGCAAGAAGGGGTCGCTCAAGCACATCGTCGAGCAGTTCGAGCAAGGCCAGGCGGATGTGCTCATCGGCACCCAGATGATCGCAAAGGGCCTCGACTTTCCGCACGTGCGATTGGTCGGCGTGATGGCGGCCGATACAATGCTCGAGGTGCCAGATTACCGCGCGAACGAGCGGACGTTTCAACTGCTCACACAGGTGGCTGGTCGGGCCGGGCGCGCCGAGACGGACGGGGTCACCATCATTCAAACCTACCGTCCTGATCACTTCGCCGTGCTGGCCGCAGCGAGGCACGATTTTCCTTCGTTCTACCGCGAGGAGCGGATGCAGCGTGAGGTGTTCTCGTATCCACCGTTTTGCGAAATGGCGGTGTTTCTGGCGACGCATTCGGATGAGGTCCTATCGCGTGGGGCAGCTGCTCGCTTCGAGCGCGAACTGCGCAGAGCGGCCCTGCCGGACGGAACTGTGGTGCTGCCGGCTTCCCCAAGCGGAATCAGGCGCATAGAAGATAAATATCGCTATCAAGTTGTGTTAAAGTATCAACGTTGGGAAGACGTGCGAAATATTGTCGATCCCGCTTTCCGCCTCGTCAAACAGCGGATGAACGAGTATGGAGGCGCGTGTCGGCTCGATGTCAATGCCCAGCGCATTGGCTGA
- the rsmB gene encoding 16S rRNA (cytosine(967)-C(5))-methyltransferase RsmB — protein MKNTARSIAFETLGRVYKDGAYTNIALQHALTDRGLSPRDKGLCTEIVYGTVRRQITIDALLQLYVKRKLKDLDQDVLTILRMSVYQLAFLERVPAYAAIDEAVELTKRHARAASGFVNGVLRSYVRESASTEEKIEAFLAKKRASEVLSLGVRHGFPNWMVQRLISAYGRERAEMILSACNEPAPLTVRTNLLKTSRESLKAALADAVQLEVRDGELSSQALVIPGAVNVEALEAYRAGQFTIQDEGAMLIAPLLTPLPGSTVLDMCAAPGGKTTHIAELMRDEGTIDAYDVYLQKVKMIQEQATRLGLKSVTARLGDGRDFANKEAAYDAVLVDAPCSGLGVMRRRPDIRHRRKQSDIAQLTSLQRDLLQAALRAVRPGGIVVYATCTLLPEENEQVVEWVQKNTSDAFVVEDIHELVPEVFRQDVCQGLTITPERALTDGFYMTRLRKR, from the coding sequence ATGAAAAACACAGCCAGGTCTATCGCCTTTGAGACGCTCGGGCGCGTATATAAGGATGGAGCCTACACGAACATCGCGTTGCAGCACGCGTTGACTGACCGCGGACTGTCGCCGAGGGACAAGGGACTCTGTACGGAAATCGTCTACGGTACCGTCCGCCGCCAGATCACAATCGACGCGTTGTTGCAGTTGTACGTCAAACGCAAACTCAAGGATCTCGACCAGGATGTCCTCACCATCCTTCGCATGAGCGTCTATCAGCTGGCCTTTTTGGAGCGGGTGCCAGCGTACGCCGCGATCGACGAGGCGGTTGAATTGACCAAGCGCCACGCTCGGGCGGCGAGTGGGTTCGTCAACGGGGTGTTGCGCTCGTACGTGCGCGAGAGTGCGTCGACGGAAGAGAAAATAGAGGCGTTTCTCGCGAAGAAGCGAGCGAGCGAGGTGTTGTCTCTCGGCGTCCGGCACGGCTTTCCAAACTGGATGGTGCAGAGGCTTATCAGTGCGTATGGGCGGGAGCGCGCGGAGATGATCCTCTCCGCATGTAACGAACCGGCGCCACTCACCGTTCGCACCAATTTACTCAAGACCTCACGCGAGTCGCTCAAGGCCGCACTTGCAGATGCCGTACAGCTTGAGGTACGGGATGGCGAGTTGTCTTCGCAGGCACTCGTCATTCCGGGGGCAGTCAACGTGGAGGCGCTGGAAGCGTATCGCGCAGGTCAATTCACCATCCAAGACGAAGGGGCCATGTTGATTGCTCCCTTGCTCACGCCGCTTCCGGGCAGCACTGTCCTCGACATGTGTGCTGCTCCTGGCGGAAAGACGACGCACATTGCGGAGTTAATGCGCGATGAGGGTACCATAGATGCATACGACGTGTATCTGCAAAAGGTAAAAATGATTCAGGAACAGGCGACCCGGCTGGGGCTCAAGAGCGTGACAGCCCGGCTTGGCGACGGCCGCGACTTCGCAAACAAGGAGGCGGCATACGACGCCGTGCTGGTGGATGCGCCTTGCAGCGGACTCGGTGTCATGCGCCGCCGACCGGACATACGCCATCGCCGCAAGCAGTCGGATATCGCACAACTGACGAGCTTGCAACGCGACTTGCTGCAAGCGGCGCTGCGGGCGGTTCGACCGGGCGGCATCGTGGTGTACGCGACCTGCACGCTCTTGCCGGAGGAAAATGAGCAGGTCGTGGAGTGGGTGCAAAAGAACACCTCCGACGCGTTTGTCGTCGAGGATATCCACGAACTCGTCCCAGAGGTATTTCGCCAAGACGTCTGCCAGGGCTTGACCATCACGCCGGAACGCGCGCTTACAGATGGATTTTATATGACGAGATTGAGAAAGAGGTAG
- the coaBC gene encoding bifunctional phosphopantothenoylcysteine decarboxylase/phosphopantothenate--cysteine ligase CoaBC encodes MEQKSILVGVGGGIAAYKSASLCSLLVKNGFDVQALMTEHATRFIQPLTLQALTKHPVIFDTFAEPNPSEIAHIAVADRAKLYVIAPATANLIAKLAHGLADDMVTTTALAATCRTVVAPAMNVHMYDHPAVQENLQILRDRGVIVMDPGEGPLACGYTGKGRMPEPEDIVAVIKALLEEQQDLVGLHFVITAGPTVEDIDPVRFLTNRSSGKMGYALAAQAISRGAKVTLVSGPTHLHPVPGAKMVHIRSTEEMLRGVQEAMADADVLIAAAAPADYRPVQVYGHKWKKSDGLPELVLEETPDILATVSRSRREGQTIVGFAAETRDALSFGRRKLESKGLDMIIVNDVSQPGAGFDVDTNQVVVISRTGDVDTLPMMAKSSVADRILTRVKTLRNSVDGERTG; translated from the coding sequence ATGGAACAGAAGTCCATCTTGGTCGGAGTCGGCGGGGGGATTGCCGCCTATAAATCAGCGTCACTGTGTTCGCTGCTGGTGAAGAACGGGTTTGACGTGCAGGCTTTGATGACCGAGCACGCGACGCGGTTCATTCAGCCGTTGACGCTGCAGGCCTTGACGAAGCACCCGGTGATCTTTGACACGTTTGCCGAGCCGAACCCGTCGGAAATTGCACATATCGCTGTGGCAGATCGGGCGAAGTTGTACGTGATTGCGCCAGCTACCGCCAATCTCATCGCGAAGTTGGCACACGGGCTCGCAGACGACATGGTGACGACGACAGCGCTGGCAGCCACGTGCCGAACGGTCGTCGCCCCGGCGATGAACGTACACATGTACGATCACCCCGCTGTGCAGGAAAATTTGCAGATTTTGCGCGATCGCGGCGTGATCGTTATGGATCCAGGCGAAGGGCCGCTCGCCTGTGGGTACACCGGCAAGGGACGGATGCCGGAACCAGAGGACATCGTCGCGGTGATTAAAGCCCTGCTCGAGGAGCAGCAAGACCTCGTCGGCCTCCACTTCGTCATCACGGCAGGACCGACGGTCGAAGACATCGATCCAGTTCGGTTTCTCACCAATCGCTCGAGCGGCAAAATGGGCTACGCCCTCGCTGCGCAGGCGATATCGCGAGGGGCCAAGGTGACTTTAGTGTCTGGCCCGACGCACTTGCACCCGGTACCTGGGGCGAAGATGGTTCACATCCGCAGCACGGAAGAGATGTTGCGCGGCGTCCAAGAGGCGATGGCGGACGCTGACGTGCTGATCGCGGCCGCTGCACCGGCGGACTATCGGCCTGTCCAGGTCTATGGCCACAAGTGGAAGAAATCGGACGGGTTGCCGGAGCTGGTACTCGAGGAGACGCCTGACATTCTGGCAACGGTCAGCCGTTCCCGCCGCGAGGGACAGACCATCGTCGGGTTTGCGGCGGAAACTCGCGACGCACTCAGTTTCGGCAGGCGCAAGTTAGAGTCCAAGGGCCTCGACATGATCATTGTCAACGACGTCAGCCAGCCGGGCGCCGGATTCGACGTCGACACGAATCAGGTTGTCGTCATCTCTCGCACAGGAGACGTCGACACCTTGCCGATGATGGCTAAGTCCAGCGTGGCGGATCGCATTCTGACGCGGGTGAAGACGCTTCGCAACAGCGTGGATGGAGAACGGACGGGATGA